The window ACCCAGGCTCACTGTCTGCGTTGTAGACGCCGTTGCTCGTTGGGGCGACGTAGACGATGTCGGGGAAGTGCTCGGCGAAGTGGGCGCTCCAGAACCCACCGACGATCGTGAGCGCGTGGCTTGTGGCCTCGACGATCTCTTCGTCGGCGACCGGGTTGATGGGCATGGCCTGCGTGCGCGCATCCCGATCGTCGGAAAGGGCGGGGGTGTCCCCGGTGGTCTGCGGCGCGGCGGCGGTCGAACTGGGGACGGGGTCCGCGATCACCGAGGCGGGCAGGGGCGCGCCGCACTCGCCGATGAAGCCCAGATAGCAGACGGCCGGATGGGAGATGGCGCTTCGACCATCGTGGTTCGACACTGTGCGCGTGCCGAGGTGCGGCGTCTGCTCAAGATGGCCGTAGGTGCCTGCGGTGCCGACGACGGCGCCTTCCTGCCCGGCCTCTCGCATGCGCTCGATATCGTCGCGATAATCGTCACAGATGCTCGCGGCGGCGTCCGTCACGTTCTGGTCGCGACAGGCGCTCTCATACTCATTCTCCATCCGATCGATGCAGATCGACCAGTCCTGCCCCTCGTCGCAGGGGCTGACGCCGTCATCGATGACATCGACCGCGCCTGTGTCGTATGTCTCGGTATGGAAGGTCTCGGCGTGGGCGGGGACGTCGACCGCGGTCCAATGGCGTGCGGTCGTGAACGCCAGCAAAACGAGAGCGCCCACGACAGCGAGTCCCAGCACCGAGACCGTGGCCTTGATCCATCCGCGCACCGGTTCGTGGTCGGAGTGCTTCTTTGCGGACGGGAGTGTGGCGTCGGTCCACTGCGTCCCGTCCCACCATCGACGCCTTCCGCTGCCGTCGTCATACCACCCCGCAGGACCGCTCATGTCATCCCCCAGAAGAGGCGCGCGGCCTTCGACCGCGCGCATCGGCTACAGCTTCCCGTGGTGACCGCCGGTTGGTTGCCCCGCCGCCGACGCGCCATCTGGACCCTATTGTGGCCTCGGCGGCGTGCACGCGAAAGAGGGTAGAGGCGACCGTGCGTGCGTGCGTCAGCCAGGCAGGGGCGCGTGCGCTAGATCCGTGCGGGCGCGTGCGCGTGCGTTAGACCGGCACGGTGACCGCGGTCACACAAGCACGGGCGCCGCCTCGGGATGGACAGGAAGTGAATCATCGACGAGCCCAGCAGCATGGCTCCGGTCGTGGACACCTGGTTCATCCAGGTGAATCCGTCAGACGGGGCGTAATCGGCGTACCGTCGCGGCATTCCGGCTCGGCCACCAGAAGTAGAACCCGGCGAAGATGGCGAAGAACGGCCGACGACGCTCACGCGTGCGACGGCGCGGGCGGGCGACGGCGATGCAGGCATGACGACAAAGGATGAGTTCGGTTCACGCGTCTGGCGCTCGACGGCGTGCGAGTGCATCGCGCAGCGCGCTTTCGAGGCCCGGGTCGGCCGCGACCGCTGAGACGTTCTCGGCGCTGACGGCCTCGACGATCTCGGCACGCTGGATGCGGGTGGAACGCGGGGCGTCCACCCCGATGCGGATGCTGTCGCCCTTCACGTCGAGCACGGTGACCGTGACCTCGCCGCCGATCAGCACGCTCTCGCCGATCCGCCTCGTCAACACCAGCATCCCCACAGCCTACTGGGGCGTGCCCGCTGGCACCTCGACCGCCCGCATCGGTTGGTCACGCACGATCCCGACGGTGAGGATCGGCAGCCCCGCCGCGCTGGCTTCGGTGTACGAGAGCACGGGCAGCCCGTCGGTCTGCGCTGCGACCAGTCTGCGCACGGCGGCTCGTAGCGCGGGCGCACAGACCAGCACCGTCTCGCCGCCGTCAGCCGCCGCCGCGACCGCCTCTCGCACCGAGGCGATGACGGCCTCGATCCGATCCGGTTCGAGCACGAT is drawn from Microbacterium protaetiae and contains these coding sequences:
- a CDS encoding DUF2510 domain-containing protein, whose amino-acid sequence is MRAVEGRAPLLGDDMSGPAGWYDDGSGRRRWWDGTQWTDATLPSAKKHSDHEPVRGWIKATVSVLGLAVVGALVLLAFTTARHWTAVDVPAHAETFHTETYDTGAVDVIDDGVSPCDEGQDWSICIDRMENEYESACRDQNVTDAAASICDDYRDDIERMREAGQEGAVVGTAGTYGHLEQTPHLGTRTVSNHDGRSAISHPAVCYLGFIGECGAPLPASVIADPVPSSTAAAPQTTGDTPALSDDRDARTQAMPINPVADEEIVEATSHALTIVGGFWSAHFAEHFPDIVYVAPTSNGVYNADSEPGCGGGGSAGADNAFYCPLDNTVQFGIDLMREFYSASDVTMYLIVGHEWGHAIINEVDPGLDENKGELRADCLAAAALYGAVADGTLEWEDEDTAAIAGALTALADTSEWTTAGDHGDALDRNAAFEEGRKDGVEACVAPDF
- the csrA gene encoding carbon storage regulator CsrA — translated: MLVLTRRIGESVLIGGEVTVTVLDVKGDSIRIGVDAPRSTRIQRAEIVEAVSAENVSAVAADPGLESALRDALARRRAPDA